The nucleotide sequence CCTAGACTTAGCTATAAAGTATGCTCTTGTTCACGACTTTGTTGAGGTGTATGCAGGTGACGCATTTCCGCTTGATGATAAGCAAGTAGCTGAAAAGCCGAAAAAGGAGCATTTTGCACTCTTGAAGCTACAAGATAACAAGCTAACTGAAGAATTTGCGAAACTCATCGAGCAATACGAGCGAATGGATGATGAAGAAAGTAAGTTTA is from Thermodesulfobacteriota bacterium and encodes:
- a CDS encoding HD domain-containing protein, which produces MAIDVAELINILIDFQAVERNITIPKLNRQENDTEHSYNLAMAAWVIISQDSLPLDLDLAIKYALVHDFVEVYAGDAFPLDDKQVAEKPKKEHFALLKLQDNKLTEEFAKLIEQYERMDDEESKF